The following proteins are co-located in the Mus pahari chromosome 14, PAHARI_EIJ_v1.1, whole genome shotgun sequence genome:
- the Evi2b gene encoding protein EVI2B yields MEFKYLVFILLCQYLNNTFFSETEAITTEQQSLSTLITSSLYATTDSQNTTRFNNISSGRQVPPAQITPEQTTPAVYVSSKPLTYNITRRAESAANSSFPQTSLAGFTLTNQLSPSAYNSTRQPPKHLVYTSTQQPPSPAPTSSGKPVLESTHNQPTKSTPTIYLPRDTPPPPPPLTSEPPSGKGTAHRNNHNAIAAILIGTIIISMLVAILMIILWKYLRKPVLNDQNWAGRSPFADGETPEMCMDNIRESEVSTKRASVVSLMTWKPSKSTLPADGLEVKLFESSEHINDTHNLKTENVEVQINGLSEDSADGSTVGTAVSSDDADLALPPLLLDLDENLPNKPTMIVVSPLPNDSINLQPSPDGLNQVCEEHHSKIQEPFPPPPDSFNVPLSTGDFINNQESTHEAQCQESSPPDLDPDLTASLPPPPTELL; encoded by the coding sequence ATGGAATTCAAGTATTTGgtcttcattttgctttgtcAATACCTGAACAATACGTTTTTCTCTGAGACAGAAGCAATTACAACAGAGCAGCAATCACTGTCTACTTTAATTACATCATCGTTATATGCTACAACTGATTCTCAAAACACAACAAGATTCAACAACATTTCTTCTGGACGGCAAGTACCCCCTGCCCAAATCACCCCTGAACAAACAACACCAGCTGTTTATGTCTCTTCAAAACCGCTTACTTATAATATCACCAGACGAGCAGAGTCAGCGGCCAACAGCTCCTTCCCACAAACATCACTAGCTGGGTTCACTTTGACCAATCAACTGTCACCTTCTGCCTATAATTCTACTAGACAACCACCAAAACATCTTGTCTATACTTCCACACAACAGCCACCATCACCTGCTCCTACCTCTTCTGGAAAACCAGTACTAGAGTCTACTCATAATCAACCCACAAAATCAACACCAACTATTTATTTACCAAGggacacaccaccaccaccaccaccacttacTTCAGAACCACCAAGTGGCAAAGGAACTGCTCATAGAAACAACCACAATGCAATCGCTGCCATATTAATTGGTACAATTATAATTTCTATGTTGGTAGCTATACTCATGATTATACTGTGGAAATACTTGAGGAAGCCAGTCTTAAATGATCAAAACTGGGCAGGTAGGTCTCCATTTGCTGATGGAGAAACACCAGAAATGTGCATGGATAACATTAGAGAGAGTGAGGTATCCACAAAGCGCGCATCAGTTGTCTCGCTTATGACCTGGAAACCAAGCAAAAGCACACTGCCAGCAGATGGTTTAGAAGTTAAGTTGTTTGAATCAAGTGAACATATTAATGATACCCACAACCTCAAGACTGAGAATGTAGAAGTTCAAATAAATGGTTTATCAGAAGACAGTGCTGATGGGTCAACAGTTGGTACAGCCGTGTCTTCAGATGATGCAGATCTGGCCCTGCCACCTCTCCTCCTTGATTTGGATGAGAACCTACCAAACAAGCCCACAATGATAGTTGTATCTCCTTTACCAAATGATTctatcaatctccaaccatctcCAGATGGTCTAAATCAAGTGTGTGAAGAACATCATTCCAAGATCCAAGAGCCATTCCCGCCACCCCCTGACTCATTTAATGTGCCTCTGTCAACAGGAGATTTTATAAACAACCAAGAGTCAACCCACGAGGCTCAGTGCCAGGAGTCCTCTCCTCCTGACCTCGATCCAGACCTCACAGCCTCCCTGCCACCTCCACCTACAGAGCTGCTGTAA
- the Evi2a gene encoding protein EVI2A isoform X1: MKIQLKHKTTNSVEKNLTAKDSSGPVGMEHTGQYLHLVFLMTTVWASSPGTRANYTHLWASSVTASGSSNQNGPSRHLSDNTNLVTPALGHKVSATDKPASSPTVPLASTSTPKSSTPRAFRNSSPTAEIKSQGETFKKEVCEENTSNTAMLICLIVIAVLFLICTFLFLSTVVLANKVSSLKRSKQVGKRQPRSNGDFLASSGLWTAESDTWKRAKELTGPNLLLQSTGVLTAARERKHEEGTEKLN, encoded by the exons ATGAAAATTcagttaaaacacaaaacaacaaattcAGTTGAGAAGAATCTAACAGCAAAAG ATAGCAGTGGACCTGTGGGTATGGAGCACACAGGACAGTACCTGCATCTTGTTTTCCTGATGACAACAGTGTGGGCCTCGTCTCCTGGAACAAGAGCAAACTACACACACCTGTGGGCTAGCAGTGTCACTGCCTCGGGTTCTAGTAATCAGAACGGCCCCAGCAGACATCTGAGTGACAACACAAACCTTGTCACTCCTGCTTTGGGTCACAAGGTGAGCGCCACAGACAAGCCTGCATCATCTCCCACTGTGCCTTTAGCTTCCACATCTACACCCAAGTCCTCCACGCCCCGTGCCTTCAGAAACAGTTCTCCAACAGCAGAGATCAAAAGTCAGGGGGAAACGTTTAAAAAGGAAGTCTGTGAGGAGAACACTAGCAACACAGCCATGCTAATTTGCTTAATTGTAATTGCAGTGCTTTTCCTTATCTGTACCTTTCTATTTCTATCAACTGTGGTTCTGGCAAACAAAGTATCATCTCTCAAAAGGTCAAAGCAAGTAGGCAAGCGCCAGCCACGGAGCAACGGTGACTTTCTGGCAAGTAGTGGGCTCTGGACTGCTGAGTCGGACACTTGGAAACGAGCAAAGGAACTCACAGGACCCAACCTCCTGCTGCAATCTACTGGTGTGCTTACAGCCGCCAGGGAGAGAAAGCATGAAGAAGGAACTGAAAAACTCAACTAG
- the Evi2a gene encoding protein EVI2A isoform X2 has translation MEHTGQYLHLVFLMTTVWASSPGTRANYTHLWASSVTASGSSNQNGPSRHLSDNTNLVTPALGHKVSATDKPASSPTVPLASTSTPKSSTPRAFRNSSPTAEIKSQGETFKKEVCEENTSNTAMLICLIVIAVLFLICTFLFLSTVVLANKVSSLKRSKQVGKRQPRSNGDFLASSGLWTAESDTWKRAKELTGPNLLLQSTGVLTAARERKHEEGTEKLN, from the coding sequence ATGGAGCACACAGGACAGTACCTGCATCTTGTTTTCCTGATGACAACAGTGTGGGCCTCGTCTCCTGGAACAAGAGCAAACTACACACACCTGTGGGCTAGCAGTGTCACTGCCTCGGGTTCTAGTAATCAGAACGGCCCCAGCAGACATCTGAGTGACAACACAAACCTTGTCACTCCTGCTTTGGGTCACAAGGTGAGCGCCACAGACAAGCCTGCATCATCTCCCACTGTGCCTTTAGCTTCCACATCTACACCCAAGTCCTCCACGCCCCGTGCCTTCAGAAACAGTTCTCCAACAGCAGAGATCAAAAGTCAGGGGGAAACGTTTAAAAAGGAAGTCTGTGAGGAGAACACTAGCAACACAGCCATGCTAATTTGCTTAATTGTAATTGCAGTGCTTTTCCTTATCTGTACCTTTCTATTTCTATCAACTGTGGTTCTGGCAAACAAAGTATCATCTCTCAAAAGGTCAAAGCAAGTAGGCAAGCGCCAGCCACGGAGCAACGGTGACTTTCTGGCAAGTAGTGGGCTCTGGACTGCTGAGTCGGACACTTGGAAACGAGCAAAGGAACTCACAGGACCCAACCTCCTGCTGCAATCTACTGGTGTGCTTACAGCCGCCAGGGAGAGAAAGCATGAAGAAGGAACTGAAAAACTCAACTAG